In the genome of Ignavibacteriales bacterium, one region contains:
- a CDS encoding outer membrane beta-barrel protein — translation MLKRLLPLFIFISFLSVPFLQAQQEPDSTKPADDWEWEWDWDSEEDTTWNWDNWEDKMFDYTFRGSPTITLNYGLAKMSIDKFDSKFADPRLLELKLGYTTQKNSKKCEDIINYSYRYLYLSNISTELANVSETSPEIETNMWRFGFGRASGYGYQLGHSAIIPYYAYSMDWSRIEFKEGPADPDEFNKVNMYHESFRFGTSSEGGIRISIIPQITVEAGYERSAVFQRHLFWKWAGSALLEACGQWAVDSFIKEIMKSTPMAVPVVNFLLKNALSFGVYELRKEKMNWPFKSEAPVSYDQFKFGVTFTL, via the coding sequence ATGTTAAAAAGATTACTACCCTTATTCATATTTATTTCATTTCTCTCTGTACCCTTTCTTCAGGCACAGCAGGAACCCGACTCAACCAAACCAGCCGATGACTGGGAATGGGAGTGGGATTGGGATTCAGAGGAAGACACGACCTGGAATTGGGACAACTGGGAAGACAAAATGTTCGATTATACTTTCCGCGGCTCACCTACAATAACACTGAATTATGGCTTAGCAAAAATGTCAATCGATAAATTTGATTCAAAGTTTGCTGATCCAAGATTGCTGGAATTGAAACTGGGATACACAACACAAAAAAATTCAAAGAAGTGTGAAGATATAATCAATTACTCTTACAGGTATTTATATCTGAGCAACATCTCAACTGAACTAGCAAATGTTTCAGAAACTTCACCTGAAATTGAAACCAATATGTGGCGTTTTGGTTTTGGAAGAGCAAGCGGTTACGGATATCAACTCGGTCATTCAGCAATTATCCCTTATTATGCTTACTCAATGGATTGGTCAAGAATTGAATTTAAAGAAGGTCCGGCTGATCCTGATGAATTTAATAAAGTAAATATGTATCACGAATCATTCAGGTTTGGTACAAGCAGTGAAGGCGGAATAAGGATTAGTATCATCCCGCAAATAACTGTTGAAGCCGGTTATGAACGTTCAGCAGTATTTCAAAGACATTTATTCTGGAAATGGGCTGGCAGTGCTTTACTCGAAGCGTGCGGACAGTGGGCTGTTGATTCTTTCATAAAAGAAATCATGAAATCAACTCCTATGGCAGTGCCGGTTGTTAATTTTCTTTTGAAGAATGCACTCTCATTCGGTGTTTATGAATTAAGAAAAGAAAAGATGAACTGGCCATTTAAATCAGAAGCCCCGGTTTCTTATGATCAGTTTAAGTTTGGAGTTACGTTTACATTATAA